In Streptococcus sp. SN-1, a single genomic region encodes these proteins:
- a CDS encoding glutamate-5-semialdehyde dehydrogenase yields MVSTQEQFEQVQAVKKSINTASEEVKNQALLAMADHLLAATEEILAANALDMEAAKGKISDVMLDRLYLDAGRIEAMATGIREVVALPDPIGEVLETNHLENGLVITKKRVAMGVIGIIYESRPNVTSDAAALALKSGNAVVLRSGKDAYQTAHAIVTALKKGLETTTIHPDVIQLVEDTSRESSYAMMKAKGYLDLLIPRGGAGLINAVVENAIVPVIETGTGIVHVYVDKDADEDKGLSIINNAKTSRPSVCNAMEVLLVHEDKAASFLPRLEQVLVADRKESGLEPIQFRLDEKASQFVSGQAAEAQDFDTEFLDYVLAVKVVSSLEEAVAHIEAHSTHHSDAIVTENAEAAAYFTDQVDSAAVYVNASTRFTDGGQFGLGCEMGISTQKLHARGPMGLKELTSYKYVVAGDGQIRE; encoded by the coding sequence ATGGTAAGTACACAAGAACAATTTGAACAGGTACAGGCTGTTAAAAAATCGATCAACACAGCTAGTGAAGAGGTGAAAAATCAAGCCTTGCTAGCCATGGCTGATCATTTATTAGCAGCTACTGAGGAGATTTTAGCGGCCAATGCCCTCGATATGGAAGCGGCTAAGGGGAAAATCTCAGATGTGATGCTGGATCGTCTTTATTTGGATGCAGGACGTATAGAAGCGATGGCAACTGGGATTCGTGAAGTGGTTGCTTTACCAGATCCAATCGGTGAAGTTTTAGAAACCAATCATCTTGAAAATGGCTTAGTGATCACCAAAAAACGTGTGGCTATGGGCGTTATCGGTATAATCTATGAAAGTCGTCCAAATGTGACGTCTGATGCGGCTGCTCTGGCTCTCAAGAGTGGAAATGCAGTTGTTCTTCGTAGTGGGAAGGATGCCTATCAAACAGCCCATGCCATTGTCACAGCTTTGAAGAAGGGTTTGGAGACGACTACTATTCACCCAGATGTGATTCAACTGGTGGAAGATACCAGCCGTGAAAGTAGCTATGCCATGATGAAGGCCAAGGGCTATCTAGACCTTCTTATTCCTCGTGGAGGGGCTGGTTTGATCAATGCAGTGGTTGAAAATGCTATTGTACCAGTCATTGAGACAGGGACTGGGATTGTCCATGTTTATGTCGATAAGGACGCAGATGAGGACAAGGGTCTGTCTATCATCAACAATGCCAAAACAAGTCGTCCTTCTGTCTGCAATGCCATGGAGGTTCTGCTGGTTCATGAAGACAAGGCAGCAAGCTTCCTTCCTCGCTTGGAGCAAGTGCTGGTTGCAGATCGAAAAGAATCTGGTCTGGAACCAATTCAATTCCGCTTAGATGAGAAAGCAAGTCAGTTTGTTTCAGGCCAAGCAGCTGAAGCACAAGACTTCGACACCGAGTTTTTAGACTATGTATTAGCTGTTAAGGTTGTGAGCAGTTTAGAAGAAGCTGTTGCCCATATTGAGGCTCACAGTACCCATCATTCGGATGCCATTGTGACGGAAAATGCTGAAGCTGCAGCTTACTTTACAGATCAAGTGGACTCTGCAGCGGTTTATGTCAATGCCTCAACTCGTTTCACCGATGGTGGCCAATTTGGTCTGGGTTGTGAAATGGGGATTTCAACTCAGAAATTGCACGCGCGTGGTCCAATGGGCTTGAAAGAGTTGACCAGTTACAAGTATGTGGTTGCTGGTGATGGGCAGATAAGGGAGTAA
- the proB gene encoding glutamate 5-kinase — MKYKRIVFKVGTSSLTNEDGSLSRSKVKAITQQLAMLHEAGHELILVSSGAIAAGFGALGFKKRPTKIADKQASAAVGQGLLLEEYTTNLLLRQIVSAQILLTQDDFVDKRRYKNAHQALSVLLSRGAIPIINENDSVVIDELKVGDNDTLSAQVAAMVQADLLVLLTDVDGLYTGNPNSDPRAKRLERIETINREIIDMAGGAGSSNGTGGMLTKIKAATIATESGVPVYICSSLKTDAMIEAAEKTKDGSYFVAQEKGLRTQKQWLAFYAQSQGSIWVDKGAAEALSLHGKSLLLSGVVDAEGAFSYGDIVTVCDKESGKSLGKGRVQFGASALEDMLRSQKAKGVLIHRDDWISITPEIQLLFTEF; from the coding sequence ATGAAATACAAACGGATTGTCTTTAAGGTGGGGACTTCTTCTCTGACAAATGAGGATGGAAGTTTATCACGTAGTAAGGTAAAGGCTATTACCCAGCAGTTGGCTATGCTGCACGAGGCTGGTCATGAATTGATTTTGGTGTCGTCAGGTGCCATTGCTGCTGGTTTTGGAGCCTTAGGATTTAAAAAGCGTCCGACTAAGATTGCTGATAAACAGGCTTCAGCAGCGGTAGGGCAAGGGCTTTTGTTGGAAGAATACACGACCAATCTTCTCTTGCGCCAAATCGTTTCTGCACAAATCTTGCTGACCCAGGATGATTTTGTGGATAAGCGCCGTTATAAAAATGCCCATCAGGCTTTGTCAGTTCTACTTAGCCGTGGGGCAATTCCTATCATCAATGAGAATGACAGTGTCGTTATTGATGAGCTCAAGGTTGGGGACAATGATACTCTAAGTGCTCAGGTAGCAGCCATGGTCCAAGCAGACCTTTTGGTCCTCTTGACAGACGTAGACGGTCTTTATACTGGAAATCCTAATTCAGATCCAAGAGCCAAACGCTTGGAGCGAATCGAGACTATCAATCGTGAGATTATTGATATGGCCGGTGGTGCCGGTTCTTCAAATGGAACTGGGGGCATGCTCACAAAAATCAAAGCTGCTACCATTGCGACGGAATCAGGAGTTCCTGTTTATATCTGCTCATCTTTGAAGACGGATGCCATGATTGAAGCAGCGGAGAAGACCAAGGATGGTTCCTACTTTGTTGCGCAAGAGAAGGGACTTCGTACCCAGAAACAATGGCTGGCCTTCTATGCTCAGAGTCAAGGTTCTATTTGGGTTGATAAAGGGGCTGCAGAAGCTCTCTCTCTACATGGAAAGAGTCTCCTTTTATCTGGTGTTGTTGATGCAGAAGGAGCCTTTTCTTACGGTGATATTGTGACAGTATGTGACAAGGAAAGTGGAAAATCACTTGGAAAAGGACGCGTGCAATTTGGAGCATCTGCTTTGGAGGATATGTTGCGTTCTCAAAAAGCCAAGGGTGTCTTGATTCATCGTGACGACTGGATTTCCATTACTCCTGAAATCCAACTACTCTTTACAGAATTTTAG
- the cbpE gene encoding phosphorylcholine esterase CbpE, with protein sequence MKKKLTSLVLAGAFLGLSWHGNVQAQESSGNKIHFINVQEGGSDAIILESNGHFAMVDTGEDYDFPDGSDSRYPWREGIETSYKHVLTDRVFRRLKELGVQKLDFILVTHTHSDHIGNVDELLSTYPVDRVYLKKYSDNRITNSERLWDNLYGYDKVLQTAAEKGVSVIQNITQGDAHFQFGDMDIQLYNYENETDSSGELKKIWDDNSNSLISVVKVNGKKIYLGGDLDNVHGAEDKYGPLIGKVDLMKFNHHYDTNKSNTKDFIKNLSPSLIVQTSDSLPWKNGVDSEYVNWLKERGIERINAASKDYDATVFDIRKDGFVNISTSYKHIPSFQAGWHKSAYGNWWYQAPDSTGEYAVGWNEIEGEWYYFNQTGILLQNQWKKWNNRWFYLTDSGASAKNWKKIDGIWYYFNKENQMEIGWVNTGSQNYYLSNDGSMKTGWLQYKGQWYYFAQSGEMKTGWVKDKETWYYMDSAGIMKTGEIEVAGNHYYLEDSGAMKQGWLKKANAWYFYKEDGSRAVGWIKDKDKWYFLKENGQLLVSGKTPEGYTVDSSGAWLVDVPVEKSTLTRATSNSEIKEAKEVVKKDLVNKETSQHESVTGSSTSQDLTSVTSQSSETRANKSESEQ encoded by the coding sequence ATGAAAAAGAAATTAACTAGTTTAGTACTTGCAGGCGCTTTTTTAGGTTTGTCATGGCACGGGAATGTTCAAGCTCAAGAAAGTTCAGGAAATAAAATCCACTTTATAAATGTTCAAGAAGGTGGAAGTGATGCGATCATTCTTGAAAGTAATGGACATTTTGCTATGGTGGATACAGGAGAAGATTATGATTTCCCTGATGGAAGTGATTCTCGTTATCCATGGAGAGAAGGAATTGAAACGTCTTATAAGCATGTTCTGACAGACCGTGTCTTTCGTCGTTTGAAGGAATTGGGTGTCCAAAAACTTGATTTTATTTTAGTGACCCATACCCACAGTGATCATATTGGAAATGTTGATGAATTACTGTCTACCTATCCAGTTGACCGAGTCTATCTTAAAAAATATAGTGATAATCGTATTACTAATTCTGAACGTTTATGGGATAATCTGTACGGTTATGATAAGGTTTTACAGACTGCCGCAGAAAAAGGTGTTTCAGTGATTCAAAACATCACACAAGGAGATGCTCATTTTCAGTTTGGGGACATGGATATTCAACTCTATAATTATGAAAATGAAACTGATTCATCAGGTGAATTAAAGAAAATTTGGGATGATAATTCCAATTCCTTGATTAGTGTAGTGAAAGTCAATGGAAAGAAAATTTACCTTGGGGGCGACTTAGACAATGTTCATGGAGCAGAAGACAAGTATGGTCCTCTCATTGGAAAAGTTGATTTGATGAAGTTTAATCATCACTATGATACTAATAAATCAAACACCAAGGATTTCATTAAAAATTTGAGTCCGAGTTTGATTGTTCAAACTTCAGATAGTCTACCTTGGAAAAATGGTGTTGATAGTGAGTATGTCAATTGGCTCAAAGAACGAGGAATTGAGAGAATTAATGCAGCCAGCAAAGACTATGATGCGACAGTTTTTGATATTCGAAAAGATGGGTTTGTCAATATTTCAACATCCTACAAGCATATCCCAAGTTTTCAAGCTGGTTGGCATAAGAGTGCATATGGGAATTGGTGGTATCAAGCGCCTGATTCTACAGGAGAGTATGCTGTCGGTTGGAATGAAATCGAAGGTGAATGGTATTACTTTAACCAAACGGGTATCTTGTTACAGAATCAATGGAAAAAATGGAACAATCGTTGGTTCTATTTGACAGACTCTGGTGCTTCTGCTAAAAATTGGAAGAAAATTGATGGAATCTGGTATTATTTCAACAAAGAAAATCAGATGGAAATTGGTTGGGTAAATACTGGAAGTCAGAACTATTATTTATCAAACGATGGCTCTATGAAGACAGGTTGGCTTCAATATAAGGGTCAATGGTATTACTTTGCTCAATCAGGAGAAATGAAAACGGGCTGGGTAAAAGATAAAGAAACCTGGTACTATATGGATTCTGCTGGTATCATGAAGACAGGTGAGATAGAAGTTGCTGGTAACCATTATTATCTAGAAGATTCAGGAGCTATGAAGCAAGGTTGGCTTAAAAAGGCAAATGCTTGGTATTTCTACAAGGAAGATGGTTCACGAGCTGTTGGTTGGATTAAAGACAAGGATAAATGGTACTTCTTGAAAGAAAATGGTCAATTACTTGTGAGCGGTAAGACACCAGAAGGCTATACTGTTGATTCAAGTGGTGCCTGGTTAGTGGATGTTCCGGTCGAGAAATCTACTTTAACTAGAGCTACAAGTAATTCAGAAATAAAAGAAGCCAAAGAAGTAGTGAAAAAAGATCTTGTAAATAAAGAAACGAGCCAACATGAAAGTGTTACTGGTTCTTCAACTAGTCAAGATTTGACTTCAGTAACTTCACAAAGCTCTGAAACGCGTGCAAACAAATCAGAATCAGAACAGTAG
- a CDS encoding RluA family pseudouridine synthase has product MEIKIETGGLRLDKALSDLTELSRSLANEQIKSGQVLVNGQVKKAKYTVQEGDVVTYHVPEPEILEYVAENLPLEIIYQDEDVAVVNKPQGMVVHPSAGHTSGTLVNALMYHIKDLSGINGVLRPGIVHRIDKDTSGLLMIAKNDEAHLALAQELKDKKSLRKYWAIVHGNLPNDRGVIEAPIGRSEKDRKKQAVTAKGKPAVTRFHVLERFGDYSLVELQLETGRTHQIRVHMAYIGHPVAGDEVYGPRKTLKGHGQFLHAKTLGFTHPRTGETMEFTADIPEIFKETLERLRK; this is encoded by the coding sequence ATGGAAATTAAAATTGAAACTGGTGGCCTGCGTTTGGATAAGGCTTTGTCGGATTTGACAGAATTATCACGCAGTCTCGCGAATGAACAAATCAAATCAGGACAGGTCTTGGTGAATGGCCAAGTCAAGAAAGCTAAATACACTGTCCAAGAGGGCGATGTCGTCACCTACCATGTGCCAGAGCCAGAGATCTTAGAGTATGTAGCTGAGAATCTTCCGCTAGAAATCATCTACCAAGATGAGGATGTGGCCGTCGTTAACAAGCCTCAGGGGATGGTTGTGCATCCGAGTGCTGGTCATACTAGTGGAACCCTAGTAAATGCCCTTATGTATCATATTAAGGACTTATCTGGTATCAATGGGGTTTTGCGTCCGGGAATTGTTCACCGTATTGATAAGGATACGTCAGGTCTTCTTATGATTGCTAAAAATGATGAGGCGCATCTAGCACTTGCTCAAGAACTCAAGGATAAAAAGTCTCTCCGCAAATATTGGGCGATTGTTCATGGAAATCTGCCCAATGATCGCGGTGTGATTGAAGCACCGATTGGCCGCAGTGAAAAAGATCGTAAGAAACAGGCTGTGACTGCCAAAGGTAAGCCTGCAGTGACCCGTTTTCACGTCTTGGAACGCTTTGGTGATTACAGCTTAGTGGAGTTGCAGCTGGAGACAGGTCGCACTCATCAGATTCGTGTCCATATGGCTTATATTGGCCATCCAGTCGCTGGGGATGAAGTTTATGGTCCACGTAAGACACTTAAGGGGCATGGACAGTTTCTCCATGCCAAGACGCTAGGATTTACTCATCCTAGAACAGGTGAGACCATGGAATTTACAGCAGATATCCCAGAGATTTTTAAGGAAACATTGGAGAGATTGAGAAAGTAA
- the lspA gene encoding signal peptidase II, with product MKKRGIVAVIVLLLIGLDQLVKSYIVQQIPLGEVRSWIPNFVSLTYLQNRGAAFSILQDQQLLFAVITLVVVVGAVWYLHKHMEDSFWMVLGLTLIIAGGLGNFIDRISQGFVVDMFHLDFINFAIFNVADSYLTVGVIILLVAMLKEEINGN from the coding sequence ATGAAAAAAAGAGGAATAGTGGCAGTCATTGTACTGCTTTTGATTGGGCTGGATCAGTTGGTCAAATCCTATATCGTCCAGCAGATTCCACTGGGTGAAGTGCGCTCTTGGATTCCCAATTTCGTTAGCTTGACCTACCTGCAAAATCGAGGGGCAGCCTTTTCTATCTTACAAGATCAGCAGTTGTTATTCGCTGTCATTACTCTGGTTGTCGTGGTAGGTGCCGTTTGGTATTTACATAAACATATGGAGGACTCATTCTGGATGGTCTTGGGTTTGACTCTGATAATCGCGGGTGGTCTTGGAAACTTTATTGACAGGATCAGTCAGGGTTTTGTTGTGGATATGTTCCACCTTGACTTTATCAATTTTGCAATTTTCAATGTGGCAGATAGCTATTTGACGGTTGGAGTGATTATTTTGTTGGTTGCAATGCTAAAAGAGGAAATAAATGGAAATTAA
- a CDS encoding LysR family transcriptional regulator: MNIQQLRYVVAIANSGTFREAAEKMYVSQPSLSISVRDLEKELGFKIFRRTSSGTFLTRRGMEFYEKAQELVKGFDIFQNQYANPEEEKDEFSIASQHYDFLPPTITAFSERYPDYKNFRIFESTTVQILDEVAQGHSEIGIIYLNNQNKKGIMQRVEKLGLEVIELIPFHTHIYLREGHPLAQKEELVMEDLADLPTVRFTQEKDEYLYYSENFVDTSASSQMFNVTDRATLNGILERTDAYATGSGFLDSDSVNGITVIRLKDNLDNRMVYVKREEVELSQAGTLFVEVMQEYFNQKRKS; the protein is encoded by the coding sequence ATGAACATTCAACAATTACGCTATGTTGTGGCTATTGCCAATAGCGGTACTTTCCGTGAAGCTGCTGAAAAGATGTATGTTAGTCAGCCGAGTCTGTCCATTTCTGTTCGTGATTTGGAAAAAGAGTTGGGCTTTAAGATTTTCCGTCGGACCAGCTCAGGGACTTTCTTGACTCGTCGTGGTATGGAATTCTATGAAAAAGCGCAAGAATTGGTTAAAGGATTTGATATTTTTCAAAATCAGTATGCTAATCCTGAAGAAGAGAAAGATGAATTTTCCATTGCTAGTCAGCACTATGACTTCTTGCCACCAACCATTACGGCCTTTTCAGAGCGCTATCCTGATTATAAAAATTTCCGTATTTTTGAGTCTACTACAGTTCAAATACTTGATGAAGTAGCTCAGGGGCACAGTGAGATTGGGATTATCTACCTCAACAATCAAAATAAAAAGGGGATCATGCAGCGGGTTGAAAAGCTAGGCCTGGAGGTCATTGAGTTGATTCCCTTTCATACCCACATTTATCTTCGTGAAGGGCATCCTTTAGCCCAGAAAGAGGAATTGGTCATGGAGGATTTAGCTGATCTACCAACGGTTCGTTTCACTCAAGAAAAAGACGAGTACCTTTATTATTCAGAGAACTTTGTCGATACCAGTGCTAGTTCACAGATGTTTAATGTGACAGACCGTGCTACTTTGAATGGTATTTTGGAGCGGACGGACGCCTATGCAACAGGATCTGGATTTTTAGATAGTGATAGTGTCAATGGTATCACAGTTATTCGTCTCAAGGATAATTTGGATAATCGCATGGTTTATGTTAAACGTGAGGAAGTGGAGCTCAGTCAAGCTGGGACCCTCTTTGTAGAAGTCATGCAAGAATATTTTAATCAGAAGAGGAAATCATGA